A single genomic interval of Lathyrus oleraceus cultivar Zhongwan6 chromosome 7, CAAS_Psat_ZW6_1.0, whole genome shotgun sequence harbors:
- the LOC127108480 gene encoding uncharacterized protein At5g02240 isoform X2: protein MAESPQTTVLVTGAGGRTGQIVYKKLKEKRDKYIARGLVRTEESKQKIGGADDVFIGDIRDAESIVPAIQGIDALIILTSAVPQMKPGFDPTKGGRPEFYFDDGAFPEQVDWTGQKNQIDAAKAAGVKHVVLVGSMGGTNPNHPLNSLGNGNILIWKRKAEQYLADSGLPYTIIRPGGLLDKDGGIRELIVGKDDELLLTETKTIPRADVAEVCVQALNYEETKFKAFDLASKPEDAGEPTKNFKALFSQITSRF from the exons GACAAATTGTGTACAAAAAATTAAAAGAGAAGCGAGACAAATATATTGCCAGAGGTCTAGTTAGAACAGAAGAAAGCAAACAGAAAATTGGTGGTGCAGATGATGTTTTCATTGGGGATATCAGAGATGCTGAAAGTATTGTGCCTGCAATTCAAGGTATCGATGCTCTCATAATTCTCACTAGTGCAGTGCCACAAATGAAACCTGGGTTTGATCCAACCAAAGGTGGAAGACCTGAGTTTTATTTTGATGATGGTGCATTTCCTGAACAG GTTGACTGGACTGGGCAGAAAAATCAAATAGATGCTG CTAAGGCTGCAGGAGTGAAGCATGTTGTGTTGGTAGGGTCTATGGGTGGAACAAACCCTAACCATCCTTTGAACAGTTTGGGAAATGGAAATATATTG ATTTGGAAAAGAAAAGCTGAACAATATCTGGCTGATTCTGGCCTTCCATACACGATCATAAG ACCTGGTGGCTTGCTTGATAAAGATGGAGGTATTAGGGAACTCATTGTAGGGAAGGATGATGAACTTCTCCTGACCGAAACCAAAACTATACCTAGAGCTGATGTTGCAGAAGTTTGCGTTCAG GCACTAAATTACGAAGAGACGAAATTCAAGGCATTCGACTTGGCATCAAAACCTGAGGATGCAGGCGAACCAACAAAGAACTTCAAGGCTTTGTTTTCACAGATCACTTCTCGTTTTTGA